Proteins encoded in a region of the Cytobacillus pseudoceanisediminis genome:
- a CDS encoding IclR family transcriptional regulator, producing the protein MAKEEKERYNANALVRGLEILKLFNEERPTLSLVEIAKELNVSRTVPYRLLYTLQSLGYLDQDENSKRYSLTPQVLELGFSYLSTLKLPEIAQPYLETLRDETGASCHLSILDGNEVVYVGSAPVRGVSAINVNIGLRLPAHATANGKLLLAYQPQEKLKQLFYGSELKPYTDRTKTSLADFQNEIKIIRRNGYSITKGELHHGIQSVAAPIFDKTGSIMAAINVVATETTFHDEFIEQVALPKVLEISKKLSGYMGYHL; encoded by the coding sequence ATGGCAAAAGAGGAGAAAGAGCGGTATAATGCCAATGCTCTGGTACGGGGGCTGGAAATCTTAAAGCTCTTTAATGAGGAGCGTCCAACTCTGTCACTGGTTGAAATTGCAAAAGAATTGAATGTTAGCCGAACAGTCCCGTATCGATTATTGTATACTCTCCAATCGCTTGGTTATCTTGACCAGGACGAAAACTCAAAGAGATATAGTTTAACGCCCCAGGTATTAGAATTGGGCTTTTCCTACTTAAGTACGTTAAAACTTCCGGAAATTGCCCAGCCATATTTGGAAACATTAAGAGATGAAACAGGGGCTTCCTGCCATTTATCTATTCTGGATGGGAATGAAGTGGTGTATGTTGGCAGTGCTCCTGTCAGAGGGGTATCTGCTATTAATGTCAATATCGGACTGAGGCTTCCAGCTCATGCAACAGCAAATGGTAAATTGCTGCTTGCCTATCAGCCGCAGGAAAAGCTGAAACAGCTTTTTTATGGATCCGAATTAAAACCGTATACGGATCGGACAAAAACATCCCTGGCTGATTTTCAAAATGAAATTAAAATAATCAGGAGAAATGGATACTCCATTACAAAAGGAGAGCTTCACCATGGGATTCAATCAGTAGCGGCGCCCATATTTGATAAAACCGGCAGCATTATGGCGGCTATTAATGTTGTAGCAACAGAGACAACATTCCATGATGAGTTTATTGAACAAGTAGCGCTGCCTAAAGTGCTTGAGATTTCAAAAAAGTTATCAGGATATATGGGATATCATTTATAA
- a CDS encoding LysM peptidoglycan-binding domain-containing protein, translating into MKKCIFLVITLSLIWQFNWTSVHAENNPRNIYEVKQGDTLTMIAKKYGSTAGDLKQYNGLQSDRLLIGQKLRVPIMYKVARGDTLWKLAGKFDSAVPIIKEANGLSADGLNAGQKLKIVPKKLAMDGKFVLMTREEFRDWIFNQKFTRKVAKVQQHHTYQPSYKQFNGSNHFALMKGMEEYHVTGMKWSMISQQLTTFPDGKVAVGRPFDIAPEGSFGLQNKEAMHKIEADAIAIENLGNFDDNHMTAEQKETIVTVTALLMLKYGLAPSIDSITYHHWWDINSGERVLDSSHGHAVKTCPGTEFFGGNSTASAKNNLYPLVRKKMQEIRGTLH; encoded by the coding sequence ATGAAAAAATGCATTTTTCTAGTCATCACTCTTTCATTAATCTGGCAATTCAATTGGACATCTGTACACGCCGAAAACAATCCCCGCAATATTTATGAGGTAAAGCAGGGGGATACCCTGACAATGATTGCAAAAAAATATGGATCAACAGCAGGGGACTTAAAGCAATATAACGGCTTGCAGTCAGACAGACTTTTAATAGGACAAAAGCTCCGTGTTCCAATCATGTACAAAGTGGCACGCGGGGATACACTCTGGAAGCTGGCGGGAAAATTCGATTCCGCCGTGCCGATTATTAAAGAAGCTAATGGGCTATCTGCCGACGGCTTGAATGCAGGGCAAAAATTAAAAATTGTTCCTAAGAAATTAGCCATGGATGGAAAGTTCGTCCTCATGACGAGAGAGGAATTCCGGGATTGGATATTCAATCAGAAATTTACGAGAAAAGTGGCCAAAGTTCAGCAGCATCATACCTATCAGCCATCTTACAAACAGTTCAATGGCTCAAATCATTTTGCTTTAATGAAGGGTATGGAAGAGTATCATGTAACCGGGATGAAGTGGAGTATGATCAGCCAGCAGCTGACCACTTTCCCGGATGGAAAGGTGGCTGTGGGAAGGCCGTTCGATATAGCGCCGGAAGGATCATTCGGACTGCAGAATAAAGAAGCTATGCACAAGATCGAAGCAGATGCGATAGCGATTGAAAATCTCGGGAATTTTGATGATAATCATATGACTGCTGAACAAAAAGAAACGATCGTGACAGTCACAGCTCTCCTGATGCTGAAATATGGCCTTGCGCCATCCATTGACAGCATCACCTATCATCATTGGTGGGATATTAACTCCGGAGAACGGGTGCTGGATAGCAGTCATGGACATGCAGTGAAAACGTGTCCCGGCACTGAATTTTTTGGCGGTAATTCTACTGCAAGCGCTAAGAATAATTTATATCCACTAGTTCGGAAAAAAATGCAGGAAATCAGAGGAACATTGCACTAA
- a CDS encoding DUF6944 family repetitive protein produces MYLEGDELLTIGAYFLVAGTFISAIGETMKPDENNLNKKLIRDGNGVQAVGNSLQGFGRISAAEGNEEEANLYGIIGSFTQAGGNSINTAANNIEIQNPSVSVAGFNSLGSTIQSMGAALEAAGVANSENNILSNLETLGYSFISVSAILDAIGILIEDEESIQKRLLLAAGGWLEFIGASLGAYVIIKAAEETA; encoded by the coding sequence ATGTATCTAGAAGGAGATGAGCTATTAACAATCGGAGCTTATTTTTTGGTTGCGGGCACATTTATTTCTGCGATTGGTGAAACCATGAAGCCAGATGAAAACAATTTGAACAAAAAATTAATCCGGGACGGTAACGGAGTCCAGGCGGTTGGCAATAGCCTGCAGGGATTTGGAAGGATAAGTGCAGCTGAAGGAAATGAAGAAGAAGCAAATCTATATGGAATTATCGGGAGCTTTACCCAGGCAGGCGGCAATTCCATCAACACTGCCGCAAACAATATCGAAATACAAAATCCATCAGTTTCTGTGGCAGGCTTTAATTCACTGGGCAGTACCATTCAATCGATGGGGGCAGCTTTGGAAGCTGCGGGAGTTGCAAACTCGGAAAATAATATACTCAGCAATCTCGAGACTCTGGGCTACTCATTTATTTCCGTATCGGCCATCCTCGACGCTATAGGAATTCTTATAGAAGATGAAGAGAGTATCCAAAAAAGACTGCTTCTGGCTGCAGGAGGATGGCTGGAATTCATTGGTGCCTCTCTTGGCGCCTATGTAATAATCAAGGCAGCTGAGGAAACAGCATGA
- a CDS encoding AMP-binding protein, with the protein MTNITANIKKLAEESPNKAAIISKSQTLSYKEWSSHLCKTANWLHSLSVTNKTAAILLPNGIPFLQLFTGASMAGWTAVPFDLKWKAEELKQRIEISNPSIVITGKEYYDQIASLHPFVLIWEDAMEEICGQSTSFHIDSERNRPFYMGFTSGTTGIPKAFIRSHRSWAASFKVNHHDFKMNEKEHVLIPGALIHSHFLYGAISTLCTGGTVHLLEKFSAAQVLSCIEEQPISTLYTVPTMVSAILREKES; encoded by the coding sequence TTGACGAATATTACAGCAAATATTAAAAAACTCGCCGAAGAATCTCCAAATAAAGCAGCAATCATCTCGAAAAGCCAAACTTTAAGCTATAAAGAATGGAGCTCTCATCTCTGCAAAACTGCTAACTGGCTTCACTCTTTATCTGTAACCAATAAAACTGCAGCAATCCTGCTGCCAAATGGAATTCCTTTTCTGCAATTATTCACAGGTGCCTCCATGGCTGGATGGACAGCTGTACCTTTCGACTTAAAATGGAAGGCCGAAGAACTTAAGCAGCGGATTGAAATATCCAACCCTTCTATCGTGATCACAGGTAAAGAATACTATGATCAGATTGCCAGCCTGCACCCTTTCGTGCTTATCTGGGAGGATGCCATGGAGGAAATCTGCGGTCAAAGCACTTCGTTTCACATCGATTCAGAAAGGAACCGCCCATTTTATATGGGATTTACTTCAGGCACGACCGGCATCCCAAAAGCATTTATCCGCTCCCATAGATCCTGGGCAGCAAGCTTCAAGGTGAACCATCACGATTTTAAGATGAATGAGAAGGAACACGTCCTGATTCCCGGGGCACTTATCCACTCTCATTTTTTGTATGGCGCGATAAGTACGCTGTGTACGGGCGGAACGGTTCACCTGCTCGAGAAATTCAGTGCAGCCCAGGTTCTCTCATGTATCGAGGAGCAGCCCATCAGCACACTTTATACAGTTCCGACCATGGTTTCAGCTATTTTAAGAGAAAAAGAATCATAG
- a CDS encoding GNAT family N-acetyltransferase, producing the protein MIIKSKEHIVNNLNYIIRSAVEEDAKELSKVRVQIDGETENMDREAGEAFIEETGFKELINKDSMSSRNIFLVAEVNGKIAGFSRCEGSELKRSGHKVEFGVCVLKEFWGFAIGKNLLAQSIQWADSNHIKKITLNVLETNEKAIKLYEQNGFEIEGILKMDKQLSDGNYYSTIAMGRINDNTLR; encoded by the coding sequence ATGATAATAAAATCAAAAGAACACATAGTTAATAATCTGAACTACATTATTAGATCTGCTGTCGAGGAAGATGCAAAGGAACTTTCTAAAGTAAGGGTGCAGATTGATGGCGAAACGGAGAATATGGACCGGGAAGCAGGCGAAGCATTTATAGAAGAAACAGGTTTTAAAGAGTTAATTAATAAAGATTCCATGAGTAGCCGGAATATATTCCTGGTTGCTGAAGTGAATGGAAAAATTGCCGGCTTCTCCAGATGTGAAGGCAGCGAACTGAAAAGAAGCGGTCATAAAGTTGAATTTGGTGTATGTGTTCTCAAGGAATTCTGGGGCTTTGCTATTGGAAAAAACCTATTAGCACAGTCTATTCAATGGGCGGACTCTAATCATATTAAGAAGATTACTTTAAATGTTCTTGAAACAAACGAGAAAGCGATAAAGCTGTATGAGCAAAATGGCTTTGAAATAGAAGGAATATTAAAAATGGATAAGCAGCTGTCTGATGGCAACTATTACAGCACCATCGCAATGGGAAGGATTAATGATAATACTCTAAGATGA
- a CDS encoding biotin transporter BioY, whose amino-acid sequence MKVKEMTYVALFAAVMGALGLVPPIMLSFTPVPITLQTLGVLLAGGILGARLGGISMAVFLLLVAAGAPLLSGGRGGIGVFFGPSAGYLISYPLTAFFIGYLLSRFKTLKLKNILLINLTVGIFLIYLLGIPVQAFMMNIPLSDAIKLSLVYIPGDVLKATLASFLVFRLLKHPIINKQFSKSLETL is encoded by the coding sequence ATGAAAGTTAAAGAGATGACTTATGTGGCTTTATTTGCAGCAGTAATGGGAGCACTTGGTCTTGTTCCTCCAATCATGCTATCTTTTACACCCGTTCCGATAACCTTGCAGACACTCGGTGTCCTTTTGGCCGGCGGTATTTTAGGCGCCAGACTTGGCGGAATCAGCATGGCAGTGTTTTTACTCTTGGTTGCTGCAGGTGCACCATTATTATCAGGAGGCCGCGGCGGCATTGGTGTATTCTTCGGGCCTAGTGCAGGGTATTTGATTTCCTATCCACTTACAGCATTTTTTATCGGGTATTTACTCTCACGCTTCAAAACGTTAAAATTAAAGAATATCCTGCTCATAAACCTGACTGTCGGCATATTCCTCATCTATCTTTTGGGAATTCCGGTACAGGCCTTTATGATGAATATTCCTTTGTCTGATGCGATTAAATTAAGCTTGGTTTATATTCCGGGAGATGTGTTAAAAGCGACGCTCGCTTCTTTCCTGGTATTCCGGCTGCTTAAGCATCCGATTATAAATAAGCAATTTTCTAAATCTCTGGAGACACTATAA
- a CDS encoding AMP-binding enzyme, whose translation MYRGAAHQHTLYSSDHGFSYFKRKRIIEKPIKIFSSGAKWDETSKLEISKIFPQLSMIEFYGASELSYVTFLADEDIAGSVGKPCHGVEIEIRGTDGRKLAPYEIGKIFVRSELIFDGYLSNETIHSIQDQDGWATVDDMGYVDNKGYLYISGREKNMILYGAINIFPEEIEKVISLHPDVEEVAVIGLEDQYWGQIAAAVIKGKTDALELKRLCKKHLASYKVPRRWIFTEEMPYTAGGKIARAQLKESFERKVISH comes from the coding sequence ATGTATCGAGGAGCAGCCCATCAGCACACTTTATACAGTTCCGACCATGGTTTCAGCTATTTTAAGAGAAAAAGAATCATAGAGAAGCCTATAAAAATCTTTTCCTCAGGTGCGAAATGGGATGAAACTTCGAAGCTGGAAATCAGCAAAATATTCCCCCAGCTCTCCATGATCGAATTTTATGGAGCCAGTGAATTGAGCTATGTAACATTTCTTGCGGATGAGGATATAGCAGGATCAGTCGGAAAGCCCTGCCATGGTGTTGAAATCGAAATTAGAGGAACAGACGGCCGGAAACTCGCTCCTTATGAAATTGGCAAAATATTTGTCAGAAGCGAACTTATTTTCGATGGATACCTTTCAAATGAAACAATCCATTCCATACAGGATCAGGATGGATGGGCCACCGTTGATGATATGGGCTATGTTGATAATAAAGGATATTTATACATCAGCGGACGTGAAAAGAACATGATATTATATGGAGCTATTAATATCTTTCCTGAAGAAATTGAGAAAGTGATCAGTCTGCACCCGGATGTCGAGGAGGTTGCTGTGATAGGACTGGAAGATCAATATTGGGGGCAAATTGCAGCTGCAGTCATCAAAGGCAAAACAGATGCCCTTGAGTTAAAGCGCCTATGTAAAAAACATTTAGCCTCATATAAGGTTCCCCGCAGATGGATTTTCACTGAAGAAATGCCCTACACAGCCGGCGGAAAAATTGCCCGTGCCCAGCTGAAGGAATCTTTCGAAAGAAAGGTGATTAGCCATTAA
- a CDS encoding alpha/beta fold hydrolase: MPFIEVNDLTIHYEVEGNGEPLVILHGLGNNSQSWKKQLEGLSKEFTVIAWDAPGYGKSSDPREEFTQFSQFADVLKGFIDGLHYKTVNLLGHSMGSAIALDFCSRYPDMVTRLIIADATRGAAGQSQEENERKLKNRLHNIDTLDPKELAQLRVKELLAPNPDPEVKKEAERIMSQVRPMGYRSVAFSLSNLNQMDILPSIPVPVLVICGALDKVTPVSESEIFHQYIPNSILKTIPKTGHLCYQENADYFNALILNFLQGAYKKEELAER, from the coding sequence ATGCCATTTATTGAAGTGAATGATTTAACGATTCATTATGAAGTTGAAGGAAATGGTGAGCCGCTTGTTATTCTTCATGGGCTGGGAAACAATTCACAATCCTGGAAAAAGCAGCTGGAAGGGTTAAGTAAGGAATTTACTGTTATTGCCTGGGATGCGCCCGGCTATGGCAAGAGCTCTGATCCAAGGGAGGAATTTACACAGTTCAGCCAATTTGCTGATGTTTTAAAGGGCTTTATTGACGGTTTGCATTATAAAACTGTTAATCTTTTAGGCCATTCAATGGGTTCAGCCATTGCTCTTGATTTCTGCAGCCGTTATCCTGATATGGTGACCAGGCTGATCATAGCCGATGCCACTCGCGGTGCCGCGGGGCAGAGTCAAGAAGAAAACGAAAGAAAGCTGAAGAACCGCTTACATAATATTGACACATTGGATCCAAAGGAGTTGGCTCAATTAAGGGTAAAAGAACTTCTTGCGCCAAACCCGGATCCTGAAGTAAAGAAGGAAGCAGAACGCATCATGTCCCAGGTGAGGCCGATGGGCTATCGCTCTGTGGCCTTTTCACTTTCAAATTTAAATCAAATGGATATTTTGCCTTCCATTCCTGTTCCTGTCCTTGTTATTTGCGGGGCATTGGATAAGGTGACTCCTGTAAGCGAATCTGAAATTTTCCATCAGTATATCCCTAATTCAATTCTGAAAACCATTCCGAAAACAGGGCATTTATGCTATCAGGAGAATGCGGACTATTTTAATGCCCTTATTTTGAATTTCCTGCAGGGAGCATACAAAAAAGAAGAATTAGCTGAAAGGTAA
- a CDS encoding DUF6944 family repetitive protein, with translation MDNQLKEIVGATLAAIGTIISAVSTIPVKSKKMEKLFEGLDIVGNSLQGTGNALQADGQSVPSLEKVGNEIQAIGNSIVIAGLTLDLKEDNEDKLVIAGNWLQALGGAAALGDEFEDPTAAGQLFNIYGNLLQSIGNSLQAYGGTINLREKERGDSGESANNIIAVGSWIQAVGSVLSVIGQLQEENQEISSDSREENNEPDSKTSVWLNEELL, from the coding sequence ATGGACAATCAACTAAAAGAGATCGTCGGAGCCACTTTAGCTGCGATCGGAACGATCATTTCAGCTGTCTCAACCATACCCGTAAAGTCGAAAAAAATGGAAAAACTTTTTGAGGGGCTTGATATCGTGGGAAACAGCCTCCAAGGAACAGGTAACGCTCTTCAGGCGGATGGGCAAAGCGTGCCATCACTTGAAAAGGTCGGCAATGAGATACAGGCAATCGGAAATAGTATAGTCATTGCCGGATTAACTTTGGATTTAAAGGAAGACAATGAGGATAAATTAGTAATCGCAGGGAATTGGCTTCAGGCTCTTGGCGGTGCCGCAGCACTTGGAGATGAATTTGAAGATCCCACTGCAGCCGGACAGCTTTTTAATATTTATGGAAACTTGCTTCAATCAATTGGCAACTCCCTTCAGGCATATGGAGGCACGATTAATCTCAGGGAAAAAGAGCGGGGAGATTCGGGAGAAAGCGCAAATAACATTATTGCCGTTGGAAGCTGGATTCAGGCAGTCGGCTCTGTTTTATCAGTAATCGGCCAGCTTCAGGAGGAAAATCAGGAGATTTCTTCTGATAGCAGAGAAGAAAACAATGAACCTGACTCAAAAACTTCTGTGTGGCTAAATGAAGAACTTCTTTAG
- a CDS encoding VOC family protein: MTVKVIPYLVMDGNANEAIEFYREALEAEVLYKQTFEEGPENPEYPLPHEAKNRIMHATVKVGENEIMFSDTFPGQNHQIGNQVTICLSTSDSQKSKKFFEALQQGGQVTMPLQETFFSPSYGSVIDKFGVNFQIYTEGEH, encoded by the coding sequence ATGACAGTTAAAGTAATTCCTTATTTAGTGATGGACGGAAATGCGAATGAAGCGATTGAATTTTACAGAGAAGCGCTGGAAGCGGAAGTTCTGTATAAGCAAACATTTGAGGAAGGGCCGGAAAACCCTGAATATCCACTTCCTCATGAAGCAAAGAACCGCATTATGCATGCAACGGTAAAGGTTGGGGAGAATGAAATCATGTTTAGTGATACATTCCCTGGCCAGAATCATCAAATAGGCAATCAGGTGACCATTTGCCTCTCTACATCAGATTCTCAAAAATCGAAGAAATTCTTTGAAGCTCTGCAGCAGGGCGGGCAAGTGACGATGCCTCTTCAGGAAACATTTTTCAGCCCTTCATATGGCAGCGTTATCGACAAATTCGGAGTGAATTTTCAAATTTATACTGAAGGCGAGCATTGA